Proteins encoded together in one Vigna angularis cultivar LongXiaoDou No.4 chromosome 5, ASM1680809v1, whole genome shotgun sequence window:
- the LOC108319141 gene encoding GRAS family protein RAD1, giving the protein MEDINRWLLSSYLNESVDHEFAIRRYCPARMEQEQGGECQDQEGVVFDDTELCYSDASTPCLASSEVDDFVDSFINMDQYEKADKGHQEKHQSFGHFVVMNNDEDEADADEYSSMNDVFGYLPATMEDSELEMYENLTMLEEEVAMSDSFGTLPEFVHCGKEANLGVEQGLELVHMLLACAEAVGCRDNHQTELLINRIWALASPSGDALQRVSYCFATGLKCRLSKSTFMDMPLINRENKLEAFQLLYQITPYITFGFMVANEAIFQASQGKSSIHIVDLGMQHTLQWSSLIRAFVSRPEGPPMVRITGLTDNEDNSKLQTSMNVLVQEASSLGMHLEFHTISEPASPSVFTVEKLNLRKGEVLFVNSILQLHKYVKESRGNLKEILLSVKKLGPTAFTVVEQDTNHNGPFFLGRFLESLHYYSAIFDSLEACMPRNSQQRMKIERLHFAEEILNIVAYEGPERIERHERVEQWRRQLGRAGFQVMPLKCTSQVRMMLSVYDCDGYTLSSEKGNLLLGWKGRPVIMSSAWQVASV; this is encoded by the coding sequence ATGGAAGACATAAACAGGTGGCTATTATCCTCTTATCTGAATGAAAGTGTTGACCATGAATTTGCCATCAGAAGGTATTGTCCTGCAAGAATGGAGCAAGAGCAAGGAGGAGAGTGCCAAGATCAAGAGGGAGTAGTGTTTGATGATACTGAATTATGTTATTCTGATGCCAGCACTCCTTGTTTAGCTTCATCAGAAGTTGATGACTTTGTTGACAGCTTCATCAACATGGATCAGTATGAGAAAGCAGATAAAGGGCACCAAGAGAAGCATCAAAGTTTTGGccactttgtggtgatgaataATGATGAGGATGAGGCTGATGCTGATGAATACTCCTCCATGAATGATGTCTTTGGATATCTTCCAGCCACCATGGAGGATTCAGAGTTGGAGATGTATGAAAATCTGACAATGTTGGAGGAAGAGGTTGCAATGAGTGACTCTTTTGGTACTTTACCTGAGTTTGTGCATTGTGGAAAAGAGGCCAACCTTGGTGTGGAGCAAGGGTTAGAGTTGGTTCATATGCTGCTGGCCTGTGCTGAAGCTGTGGGGTGCAGGGACAACCACCAGACAGAGTTGCTGATTAACAGAATCTGGGCTTTGGCAAGCCCTTCAGGAGATGCACTGCAGAGAGTTTCTTACTGTTTTGCCACAGGATTGAAGTGCAGGTTGTCAAAAAGTACTTTTATGGATATGCCTTTGATCAATAGGGAGAATAAGCTGGAAGCATTTCAACTTCTTTACCAAATCACACCTTACATTACCTTTGGTTTCATGGTTGCAAATGAAGCCATATTCCAAGCATCACAAGGAAAGAGCTCAATACACATTGTTGATTTAGGAATGCAGCATACCCTTCAATGGTCTTCTCTGATCAGGGCCTTTGTTTCAAGGCCTGAAGGACCTCCAATGGTTAGGATCACTGGCTTAACAGACAATGAAGATAACTCTAAACTTCAAACCAGCATGAATGTGCTTGTGCAGGAAGCAAGCTCTTTGGGAATGCACCTTGAATTCCACACAATTTCTGAGCCTGCATCTCCTTCAGTTTTTACTGTGGAGAAGCTGAACTTGAGAAAAGGTGaagttttatttgttaataGTATCTTGCAGTTGCACAAGTATGTGAAAGAGAGTAGAGGCAATCTGAAGGAAATTCTGCTGTCAGTGAAGAAGTTAGGTCCAACTGCTTTTACAGTGGTGGAGCAAGACACAAACCATAATGGCCCTTTCTTCCTTGGGAGATTTTTGGAGTCCCTTCACTATTACTCAGCCATATTTGACTCTCTTGAGGCATGCATGCCAAGAAACAGCCAACAAAGGATGAAGATAGAGAGATTACACTTTGCAGAGGAAATTCTGAATATTGTAGCTTATGAGGGTCCAGAGAGAATAGAAAGACATGAAAGGGTAGAGCAGTGGAGAAGGCAATTAGGCAGAGCAGGATTTCAGGTGATGCCATTGAAGTGCACAAGCCAAGTTAGAATGATGCTTTCTGTTTATGACTGTGATGGCTACACATTATCAAGTGAAAAGGGAAACCTTCTACTTGGATGGAAAGGAAGGCCAGTAATTATGTCTTCTGCATGGCAAGTGGCAAGTGTTTGA